A single Primulina eburnea isolate SZY01 chromosome 11, ASM2296580v1, whole genome shotgun sequence DNA region contains:
- the LOC140806079 gene encoding transcription factor MYB3-like — translation MRKCCKKHKEIKESSWSDREDNKLTDYINVHGEGRWNKVPKSAGLHRCGKCCKLRWMNHLRPNIKRGSYFGEDEEDLVIRLYALLGNRWSLIAGRLPGRTDDEVRNHWHSHTKKKLIKMGVDPSKHGLKLCPFTTFSSCNKTPDHHGDMQDESSGSINNLETR, via the exons ATGAGGAAATGTTGTAAGAAACACAAGGAGATTAAAGAGTCCTCGTGGAGCGACCGAGAAGATAATAAGTTGACCGATTACATCAACGTTCATGGCGAAGGGCGTTGGAACAAAGTCCCCAAATCGGCAG GGCTGCACCGGTGTGGCAAATGCTGCAAACTGCGTTGGATGAACCACCTAAGGCCAAATATCAAGCGAGGTAGTTACTTCGGTGAAGATGAAGAAGACCTCGTTATTAGGCTCTACGCACTCCTCGGCAATCG GTGGTCTCTGATTGCTGGGCGTTTGCCGGGTCGGACGGATGATGAAGTAAGGAATCATTGGCATTCACATACTAAGAAAAAGTTGATAAAAATGGGCGTCGACCCAAGTAAACATGGCTTGAAACTATGCCCTTTTACTACGTTCAGCTCATGTAATAAGACACCGGACCACCACGGAGATATGCAAGATGAATCATCTGGTTCGATAAACAACCTCGAGACCCGATGA
- the LOC140805629 gene encoding uncharacterized protein, producing the protein MAGRPPRANRNPRYANNHNDNNENPNPDGNPPPPPSPPRVGLSQADLIAIATIVATTIQGLGNPNGNQQPQPPPAQNGIKHHYESLRKNRCPVFKGDADPESSQSWLKSVETQLRLLEIPEALKVEVIVPFLEDKASKWWETVSPALTDAGVITWQQFRDVFLKHYFPTEVRLQKLSEFENFSQTPDMSVVDYTSRFNDLGTYAPTIMADGVLKMHRYKKGLSSRIQSSLAVYQPTSFTDLMGASIRAETDIKRREDENKNKRHLTGQSSQGKPPFKRPNQSSGSFKGASSHPTYQEPKMCPKCNNRHSGECHRQTGACFNCGKLGHRIANCHEPLKRSTKPNADANPNKPRENKPNARVFAITQEEADDANDVVAELIQLNMVEFDIILGMDWLARNNAMVDCKGKSVRLRTPSQKEVVYHGKSKERKSLLSASQAWKAMKSGEDIYLAMVNVVKEEIELKPEDIPIVRDFQDVFPEELPGTIPDREIEFEINLVPEAAPISKAPYRMAPAELKELKEQLQELLDKKQIRPSASPWGAPLKGATVFSKLDLRTGYHQLKVRAGDIPKTAFRTRYGHYEFTVMPFGLTNAPAAFMDLMNRVFKPFLDRFIVVFIDDILVYSPSKEDHEEHLRLTLQTLREKELYAKFKKCEFWLNSVSFLGHVISEAGVSVDPKKVESILDWPKPRNATDIRSFLGLAGYYRKFVEGFSSIAVPLTRLTQKNSKFIWDGNCEKSF; encoded by the exons ATGGCCGGAAGACCTCCACGAGCCAATCGCAACCCACGGTACGCCAACAACCACAATGACAATAATGAGAATCCGAATCCTGACGGAAATCCACCTCCACCGCCATCACCTCCCAGAGTGGGCCTGAGCCAAGCAGATTTAATAGCTATAGCCACCATAGTGGCAACAACCATCCAGGGTTTGGGAAACCCCAATGGTAATCAGCAGCCACAACCACCACCGGCACAGAATGGGATCAAGCATCATTATGAGTCCCTTCGTAAGAACCGTTGCCCAGTGTTCAAGGGAGACGCCGACCCTGAGAGTAGCCAGAGTTGGTTGAAAAGCGTGGAAACCCAACTGCGACTGCTGGAAATACCTGAGGCACTTAAAGTAGAGGTGATAGTGCCATTCCTGGAGGATAAGGCAAGCAAGTGGTGGGAAACAGTCTCACCTGCCCTGACAGACGCCGGAGTAATCACCTGGCAACAATTTCGAGATGTCTTTCTCAAACATTATTTCCCAACAGAAGTCAGACTACAGAAATTGAGTGAGTTTGAGAATTTCTCGCAAACTCCAGACATGTCAGTGGTAGATTACACCTCCCGATTCAATGACCTTGGAACTTATGCCCCGACAATCATGGCAGATGGGGTTCTGAAAATGCACCGATACAAAAAGGGATTGAGCAGCCGTATTCAGTCATCCTTAGCAGTTTACCAACCTACGAGCTTTACTGATTTAATGGGAGCATCAATAAGAGCTGAGACAGACATCAAGCGTCGTGAGGACGAGAACAAGAATAAGCGGCACCTTACTGGACAATCATCCCAGGGGAAGCCGCCATTCAAGAGACCAAATCAGTCCAGTGGATCCTTCAAAGGTGCTTCGTCCCACCCAACTTACCAAGAACCAAAGATGTGCCCCAAATGTAATAATCGTCATTCTGGAGAATGCCACCGACAGACGGGAGCATGTTTCAATTGTGGGAAATTAGGGCATCGAATTGCTAATTGCCACGAGCCATTGAAGAGAAGTACCAAGCCTAATGCTGATGCGAACCCCAACAAACCAAGGGAGAATAAGCCCAACGCTCGTGTGTTTGCAATAACCCAAGAAGAAGCAGATGATGCAaacgatgtcgtggcag AATTGATACAACTGAACATGGTGGAATTCGACATCATCttaggaatggattggttagcaagAAACAATGCGATGGTAGATTGCAAGGGAAAGAGTGTTAGGCTCCGAACCCCGAGCCAAAAAGAAGTCGTGTATCATGGAAAATCCAAGGAACGGAAGTCACTTCTTTCCGCATCCCAAGCATGGAAAGCCATGAAATCTGGAGAAGATATCTATCTAGCAATGGTTAATGTAGTGAAGGAGGAGATTGAACTTAAACCAGAGGACATCCCTATCGTGCGAGATTTCCAAGACGTCTTTCCAGAGGAACTACCAGGGACAATCCCGGATCGTGAAATTGAGTTCGAAATCAACTTAGTGCCGGAAGCGGCACCCATCTCCAAGGCaccgtacaggatggcaccaGCTGAACTTAAGGAGCTAAAGgagcaacttcaagaattgctagacaaaAAGCAGATTCGACCAAGTGCGTCTccatggggagctcca CTTAAGGGAGCCACAGTGTTTTCCAAATTGGATTTGAGAACGGGCTACCACCAATTGAAGGTCAGGGCTGGAGACATCCCAAAGACGGCCTTTCGgacaaggtatggacactacgaattCACAGTGATGCCCTTTGGTCTGACAAACGCACCAGCAGCCTTTATGGACCTAATGAACAGAGTATTCAAGCCGTTCCTGGATCGGTTCATAGTGgtattcattgatgacatcCTTGTCTATTCTCCTAGCAAAGAAGATCACGAAGAGCATCTCCGCCTCACTCTACAAACTTTAAGGGAGAAAGAACTCtacgccaagttcaagaaatgcgaattctggctgaacAGTGTGTCCTTTTTAGGGCATGTGATATCGGAAGCAGGAGTATCAGTAGATCCAAAGAAAGTGGAGTCAATTCTAGATTGGCCGAAACCGAGAAACGCCACAGACATTAGAAGCTTTCTCGGACTGGCAGGCTATTACAGGAAATTCGTCGAAGGATTCTCTTCCATAGCCGTGCCATTAACAAGACTTACTCAAAagaattctaaattcatttgGGATGGCAACTGCGAGAAAAGTTTTTAG